From Deinococcus aquaticus, one genomic window encodes:
- a CDS encoding glycosyltransferase family 4 protein, whose protein sequence is MTPQHTTRVAFMTDAPRVAGSEVWLLDVLPLLPAHGLNPTVFLPHGEALDELARRFGEAGVPARRYDDLKAITADLNSFDLRVVQAWDPGTYRALDTLRAPRVAVVHDQLDYHYPAGLKGWYRQVYRATKLGGLRRADSVVTVSQWGQAFLQGTMGLPRVGGLTNGVNPDRYQPAPPAGRAALRARLGFSGFTVLVPGRFAPEKNQLAAVLAARHAPDLNFVFAGDMDSSVGSAARTLTRALRLRNVTFLGRRWDLPDLYRAADALLQPTLAENQSLVTLEAMASGLPVVTTPIPAQAELIRDGVDGLLVPPVPHLLARALRAMAAHPDRTAQFGVQARQRVLERHTLTGTAAQVAALLRSCLPD, encoded by the coding sequence GTGACGCCGCAACACACGACCCGCGTGGCGTTCATGACCGACGCGCCGCGCGTGGCAGGCAGCGAGGTCTGGCTGCTGGACGTGCTGCCGCTGCTGCCCGCGCACGGCCTGAACCCCACGGTGTTCCTGCCGCACGGCGAGGCGCTGGATGAACTCGCCCGCCGCTTCGGGGAGGCCGGGGTGCCCGCCCGGCGGTACGACGACCTGAAGGCCATCACGGCCGACCTGAACAGCTTCGACCTGCGGGTCGTGCAGGCCTGGGACCCCGGCACGTACCGCGCACTGGACACCCTGCGCGCCCCCCGCGTGGCCGTGGTGCACGATCAGCTGGACTACCACTACCCGGCCGGACTGAAGGGCTGGTACCGGCAGGTGTACCGCGCGACCAAACTGGGCGGCCTGCGCCGCGCCGATTCGGTCGTGACCGTCTCGCAGTGGGGGCAGGCCTTCTTGCAGGGCACCATGGGTCTGCCCCGCGTGGGCGGCCTGACGAACGGCGTGAACCCGGACCGCTACCAGCCCGCCCCGCCCGCCGGGCGCGCCGCACTGCGCGCCCGCCTGGGCTTCAGCGGCTTCACGGTGCTGGTGCCCGGCCGGTTCGCACCGGAGAAGAACCAGCTGGCGGCCGTGCTGGCGGCCCGGCACGCTCCGGACCTGAACTTCGTGTTCGCGGGCGACATGGATTCCAGCGTGGGAAGCGCGGCCCGCACCCTGACCCGCGCGCTGCGCCTGCGCAACGTGACCTTCCTGGGCCGCCGCTGGGACCTGCCGGACCTGTACCGCGCCGCCGACGCGCTGCTGCAACCCACCCTGGCCGAGAACCAGTCGCTGGTCACGCTGGAGGCCATGGCGTCGGGCCTGCCGGTCGTGACCACGCCCATTCCGGCGCAGGCCGAACTGATCCGCGACGGCGTGGACGGCCTGCTGGTCCCGCCCGTTCCGCACCTGCTGGCGCGCGCCCTGCGGGCCATGGCGGCCCACCCTGACCGCACGGCGCAGTTCGGAGTGCAGGCCCGCCAGCGCGTGCTGGAGCGGCACACCCTGACCGGCACGGCGGCGCAGGTGGCGGCGCTGCTGCGCTCCTGCCTGCCGGACTGA
- a CDS encoding bifunctional 5,10-methylenetetrahydrofolate dehydrogenase/5,10-methenyltetrahydrofolate cyclohydrolase: MPTPDSPTPAHDTPAHDTPAQDTATAPTLLTGALTGKALADQVTRGVKADLHAWEFRPHLVSVLASGDPASRVYVDSKARRAERLGVQFTARDLGDTLTDAALHAALDELSADPGVHGIMLELPLAPGLDADAALLRLAPRKDVEGLSPANLALIAAGREAEALLPPTPRSIRFLLRAALGDDLRGLNIAVIGPGRTVGRPLTFMLNNRGATVTLCNEHTRDLGRVLAPMNAIVVAVGRAGLLRPEHVQPHHVVIDAGINVQPGGVVGDALPDLPVHAQSPVPGGVGPLTSALMYQNLVRAVKLQRGEPVE; this comes from the coding sequence ATGCCCACACCAGATTCCCCCACCCCGGCCCACGACACCCCGGCTCACGACACCCCGGCCCAGGACACGGCCACTGCGCCCACGCTCCTGACCGGCGCCCTGACCGGCAAGGCGCTGGCCGATCAGGTCACGCGCGGCGTGAAGGCCGACCTGCACGCCTGGGAGTTCCGCCCGCACCTCGTCAGCGTGCTGGCCAGCGGCGACCCGGCCTCCCGCGTGTACGTGGACAGCAAGGCCCGCCGCGCCGAACGCCTGGGCGTGCAGTTCACCGCCCGCGACCTGGGGGACACCCTGACCGACGCTGCCCTGCACGCCGCGCTGGACGAACTGTCCGCCGATCCTGGCGTGCACGGCATCATGCTGGAACTCCCGCTCGCCCCCGGCCTGGACGCCGACGCCGCCCTGCTGCGACTCGCGCCCCGCAAGGACGTCGAGGGCCTCAGTCCCGCCAACCTCGCCCTGATCGCCGCCGGGCGTGAGGCCGAGGCGCTGCTGCCGCCCACGCCGCGCTCTATCCGCTTCCTGCTGCGCGCCGCGCTGGGTGACGACCTGCGCGGCCTGAATATCGCCGTGATCGGCCCCGGACGTACCGTGGGCCGCCCCCTGACCTTCATGCTGAACAACCGGGGCGCGACCGTCACGCTCTGCAACGAACACACCCGCGACCTGGGCCGCGTGCTGGCCCCCATGAACGCCATCGTGGTCGCCGTGGGCCGCGCCGGACTGCTGCGCCCGGAACACGTGCAGCCGCACCACGTCGTGATCGACGCCGGCATCAACGTGCAACCCGGCGGGGTCGTTGGGGACGCCCTGCCGGACCTGCCCGTGCACGCGCAGTCACCCGTGCCGGGCGGCGTGGGCCCACTGACCAGCGCCCTGATGTACCAGAACCTCGTGCGCGCCGTGAAACTCCAGCGCGGCGAGCCCGTCGAGTGA
- a CDS encoding DMT family transporter, whose product MTAAPRALIPAPLLILTAAVLWGLLGILGKQAQAAGIAPLEVAFWRAALAGGLYALHTAVIRAPLPRGRDLLVTAAFGVAGVSVFYGSYQLAVRAGGASLASVLLYTAPAFVALIGWAAWRERLGRREALAIGGTLGGIGLISLGGGQGVTVSPAALGLGLTAGFTYSLYYIYGRAFFDRYAPPALLAVALPVGAVCLLPFVTFSAKTAPAWGSLIALSFFSTYLAYLAYSAGLRRLNATRASVIASLEPVVAAALAAALFGERPAPLALLGAALVIGAALLLSLQPAEKHPPVE is encoded by the coding sequence ATGACCGCCGCGCCCCGCGCCCTGATTCCCGCGCCGCTGCTGATCCTGACCGCCGCCGTCCTGTGGGGCCTGCTGGGCATCCTGGGCAAGCAGGCGCAGGCGGCCGGGATCGCCCCGCTGGAAGTCGCGTTCTGGCGCGCCGCCCTGGCCGGAGGGCTGTACGCGCTGCACACGGCCGTGATCCGCGCGCCCCTGCCACGCGGCCGGGACCTGCTCGTCACGGCCGCGTTCGGCGTGGCGGGCGTCAGCGTGTTCTACGGCAGTTACCAGCTGGCCGTCCGGGCGGGCGGCGCGAGCCTCGCCAGCGTGCTGCTGTACACCGCGCCCGCCTTCGTCGCCCTGATCGGCTGGGCGGCGTGGCGCGAACGCCTGGGCCGGCGCGAGGCCCTCGCCATCGGCGGCACGCTGGGCGGCATCGGCCTGATCAGCCTGGGCGGGGGGCAGGGCGTGACCGTCAGCCCGGCCGCGCTGGGCCTGGGCCTGACGGCCGGGTTCACGTACTCGCTGTACTACATCTACGGCCGCGCCTTCTTCGACCGGTACGCGCCGCCCGCGCTGCTGGCCGTCGCGCTGCCCGTGGGGGCCGTGTGCCTGCTGCCGTTCGTGACGTTCAGCGCCAAGACCGCGCCCGCCTGGGGCAGCCTGATCGCCCTGTCGTTCTTCAGCACGTACCTGGCGTACCTGGCGTACAGCGCGGGCCTGCGCCGCCTGAACGCCACGCGCGCCAGCGTGATCGCCAGCCTGGAACCCGTCGTGGCCGCCGCGCTGGCCGCCGCACTGTTCGGAGAGCGTCCCGCGCCACTGGCCCTGCTGGGCGCCGCCCTGGTCATCGGGGCCGCCCTGCTGCTCAGCCTGCAACCCGCCGAGAAGCACCCGCCCGTGGAGTGA
- a CDS encoding phage holin family protein translates to MEERKSMGGALVDVFDAGLTLVKSEINAVARKAGEIAKAKGIGAVLLLASTGPLILGLVFIILAVFYGLMRLGLGAWAAALIIALLSFAVTGALIFLGIKKLGTEVQMNEPRSRRSDTDSDTAPAVSSGTSKAIPATGAASHMTHNAGTHSTGGSTERDAYNPNGPRVDIGRDASNHAAGENRVTREGSGTATVRIEGGEITVPVYESKPGGEPANYGSGLNKQIDGSDAGEGHRGGTHGHHHDPNLQEPVVLKDAPGIPVSTAATFRDDMKKGGQS, encoded by the coding sequence ATGGAAGAACGCAAGAGTATGGGGGGCGCGCTGGTCGACGTGTTCGACGCTGGCCTGACCCTCGTGAAATCCGAGATCAACGCCGTGGCCCGCAAAGCCGGAGAAATCGCCAAGGCCAAGGGCATCGGCGCCGTGCTGCTGCTGGCCTCCACCGGCCCGCTGATCCTGGGTCTGGTCTTCATCATCCTGGCCGTGTTCTACGGCCTGATGCGCCTGGGCCTGGGCGCGTGGGCCGCCGCGCTGATCATCGCCCTGCTGAGCTTCGCCGTGACCGGCGCACTGATCTTCCTGGGCATCAAGAAACTCGGCACCGAGGTGCAGATGAACGAACCCCGCTCCCGCCGCTCCGATACCGACAGCGACACCGCCCCGGCCGTCAGCTCCGGCACCAGCAAGGCCATCCCCGCCACCGGCGCAGCCAGCCACATGACGCACAACGCCGGCACCCACAGCACCGGCGGCTCCACCGAGCGTGACGCCTACAACCCCAACGGCCCCCGCGTCGACATCGGGCGGGACGCCAGCAACCACGCCGCCGGCGAGAACCGCGTGACCCGCGAGGGCAGCGGCACCGCCACCGTCCGCATCGAAGGCGGCGAGATCACCGTCCCCGTGTACGAAAGCAAACCCGGCGGCGAACCCGCCAACTACGGCAGCGGCCTGAACAAGCAGATCGACGGCAGCGACGCTGGTGAAGGCCACCGCGGTGGCACCCACGGGCACCACCACGACCCCAACCTTCAGGAACCCGTCGTGCTGAAAGACGCCCCCGGCATTCCCGTCAGCACCGCCGCGACCTTCCGCGACGACATGAAAAAAGGAGGGCAGTCCTGA
- a CDS encoding TetR/AcrR family transcriptional regulator, giving the protein MVIDAPRPARARSAEEKNRRRDDILRAAERLWTTTAYADLSMNQVAREARLAKGTLYLYFDTKEELFLALLSEHLNAWITRTAEILRERQPRTPTQVSDALLDSSETLTPLRRLLVLLGTVLERNVRPELATEFRRDLDAQLGRLVEHMPYSPPTTLRILRHLYAVAIGWQQFSESLPGLDPQTGEPTQDAQWTFQSEFELALRSVVDHLAAQDTAGQ; this is encoded by the coding sequence ATGGTCATTGACGCCCCCCGCCCCGCCCGCGCCCGCAGCGCAGAAGAAAAGAACCGCCGCCGGGACGACATCCTGCGTGCGGCCGAACGCCTCTGGACCACCACCGCCTACGCCGACCTGAGCATGAATCAGGTGGCGCGCGAAGCCCGGCTGGCCAAGGGCACCCTGTACCTGTACTTCGACACCAAGGAAGAACTGTTCCTGGCGCTGCTCAGCGAACACCTGAACGCCTGGATCACCCGCACCGCCGAGATTCTGCGCGAACGCCAGCCCCGCACGCCCACCCAGGTCAGCGACGCCCTGCTGGACTCCAGCGAGACCCTGACCCCGCTGCGCCGCCTGCTGGTGCTGCTGGGCACCGTGCTGGAACGCAACGTGCGCCCGGAACTGGCCACCGAATTCCGCCGCGACCTGGACGCCCAGCTGGGCCGACTGGTCGAGCACATGCCGTACAGCCCGCCCACCACGCTGCGCATCCTGCGGCACCTGTACGCCGTGGCGATCGGCTGGCAGCAGTTCAGCGAGTCCCTGCCCGGCCTGGACCCCCAGACCGGCGAACCCACCCAGGACGCCCAGTGGACCTTCCAGAGCGAGTTCGAACTGGCCCTGCGCTCGGTCGTGGATCACCTCGCCGCGCAGGACACCGCCGGACAGTAA
- a CDS encoding glucodextranase DOMON-like domain-containing protein, with the protein MLLPMLSIPLLASQLTIADPAGDARGDGGYILPTRPAVTAEMLDLRAFAADSSGDTMRFTVSFGQMGNPWNAPSGFSAGVTDIFIKGALGGQQVLADTGLRVREQGGWQYHLRVTGTGATLHEANTLGTLTTRAAPTVQVQGTSLIIDTAVPTGNYGYWVTNSVYTPLSAGGLLKPGPGTQPTALQAGRTGAPTPVDVLAAAGDTQAFTNDTLAAVGETRDWVSIALIVLGGLGLLITVIATAVVWRGPSRS; encoded by the coding sequence GTGCTGTTGCCCATGCTCTCCATCCCGCTGCTCGCCTCCCAGCTGACCATCGCCGACCCCGCCGGAGACGCGCGCGGTGACGGCGGGTACATCCTTCCCACCCGGCCTGCCGTCACGGCCGAGATGCTGGACCTGCGCGCCTTCGCCGCCGACAGCAGCGGCGACACCATGCGCTTTACCGTCAGTTTCGGGCAGATGGGCAACCCCTGGAACGCCCCCAGCGGCTTCAGCGCCGGCGTCACCGATATCTTTATCAAGGGTGCGCTGGGCGGGCAGCAGGTGCTGGCCGATACTGGCCTGCGCGTCCGCGAGCAGGGCGGCTGGCAGTACCACCTGCGAGTCACGGGCACCGGCGCCACCCTGCACGAAGCGAACACCCTGGGCACCCTGACCACCCGCGCCGCCCCGACCGTGCAGGTGCAGGGCACCAGCCTGATCATCGACACGGCCGTGCCCACCGGGAACTACGGCTACTGGGTCACTAACAGCGTGTACACGCCCCTGTCCGCGGGCGGACTCCTGAAACCCGGGCCGGGCACCCAGCCGACCGCGCTTCAGGCCGGCCGGACTGGCGCACCCACCCCGGTCGACGTGCTGGCCGCCGCCGGGGACACGCAGGCCTTCACGAACGACACCCTGGCCGCCGTGGGCGAAACGCGCGACTGGGTCAGCATCGCCCTGATCGTTCTGGGCGGCCTGGGACTGCTGATCACCGTGATCGCCACCGCCGTCGTGTGGCGCGGCCCGTCCCGTTCATGA
- a CDS encoding homoserine O-acetyltransferase family protein, which translates to MTAQTHPAQVHLPVPATAEADDGTAATDRCQAGQPDLTPAAQTARLFRHAPLLLDCGQPVNDVTVTYHTYGTPQPTATLVLHALTGTSAVHEWWPDFLGEGRPLDPTRDYVICANVLGGCAGTTGPADLPRVAGADAPLTLRDMARTGRALLEHLGVTRVRIVGASMGGMLAYAWLLECPDLVERAVIIGAPARHSPWAIGLNTAARSAIRAAPGGEGLNVARQIAMLSYRSPDSFAVTQTGQRVPGLPAITSYLHHHGEKLQARFCERSYVALTGAMDAFQPTDDDLRTIQTPTLVVGISSDVLYPPAEVKAGAALLPRARYLELNSIHGHDAFLMDPGPLPTLVSAFLSA; encoded by the coding sequence GTGACCGCCCAGACGCACCCGGCCCAGGTCCACCTCCCGGTCCCCGCGACCGCCGAAGCGGACGACGGGACGGCCGCCACGGACCGATGTCAGGCGGGCCAGCCTGACCTGACCCCCGCCGCGCAGACTGCCCGTCTGTTCCGGCACGCGCCCCTGCTGCTCGACTGCGGACAGCCTGTGAACGACGTGACCGTCACGTACCACACGTACGGCACGCCGCAACCCACCGCCACCCTCGTCCTGCACGCCCTGACCGGCACGAGCGCCGTGCACGAGTGGTGGCCGGACTTCCTGGGCGAGGGCCGCCCCCTGGACCCCACGCGTGATTACGTGATCTGCGCGAACGTGCTGGGCGGCTGCGCCGGTACGACCGGTCCCGCCGACCTGCCCCGCGTGGCCGGGGCCGACGCGCCCCTGACCCTGCGCGACATGGCCCGCACCGGCCGCGCGCTGCTCGAACACCTGGGCGTGACCCGCGTGCGGATCGTGGGCGCCAGCATGGGCGGCATGCTCGCCTACGCCTGGCTGCTGGAATGCCCGGACCTCGTGGAACGCGCCGTGATCATCGGCGCCCCGGCGCGGCACTCGCCGTGGGCCATCGGCCTGAACACCGCCGCCCGCAGCGCCATCCGCGCCGCGCCCGGCGGGGAAGGCCTGAACGTCGCCCGGCAGATCGCCATGCTCTCGTACCGCAGCCCCGACAGTTTCGCCGTCACGCAGACCGGCCAGCGCGTGCCCGGACTGCCCGCCATCACCAGTTACCTGCACCACCACGGTGAGAAACTCCAGGCGCGCTTCTGCGAACGCAGTTACGTGGCCCTGACCGGCGCCATGGACGCCTTCCAGCCCACCGACGACGACCTGCGCACCATCCAGACGCCCACCCTGGTCGTCGGGATCAGCAGCGACGTCCTGTACCCCCCCGCCGAGGTGAAGGCCGGCGCGGCCCTGCTGCCCCGCGCCCGTTACCTTGAACTGAACTCCATTCACGGGCACGACGCCTTCCTGATGGACCCCGGCCCCCTGCCCACACTGGTCAGCGCCTTCCTGAGCGCCTGA
- a CDS encoding Fur family transcriptional regulator: MTATRSTRQRDVITRIMQAAQGPLAVADVHDRARSDLPGLGIATVYRTLKLLTDQGRIHPVTLDGETLYEASGQGHHHHFSCQDCGRVFTLHTCPVALPSGTVYPGGFIVRAHEVTLYGQCPDCAAQPG, from the coding sequence ATGACCGCCACCCGCAGCACCCGCCAGCGCGATGTGATCACCCGCATCATGCAGGCCGCCCAGGGACCACTGGCCGTTGCCGACGTGCACGACCGCGCGCGGAGCGACCTGCCGGGCCTGGGCATCGCCACCGTGTACCGCACCCTGAAACTCCTGACCGACCAGGGCCGCATCCACCCCGTCACGCTCGACGGCGAAACCCTCTACGAGGCCAGCGGCCAGGGCCACCATCACCACTTCTCCTGCCAGGACTGCGGCCGCGTCTTCACGCTGCACACCTGCCCGGTCGCACTGCCCAGCGGCACCGTCTACCCCGGCGGATTCATTGTCCGCGCCCACGAGGTCACCCTGTACGGCCAGTGCCCCGACTGCGCGGCGCAGCCCGGCTGA
- the pyrF gene encoding orotidine-5'-phosphate decarboxylase, translated as MNFAQAVTDRTRRLNTRLCVGLDPRLGEYRDAAHLRAHTLDVLEATAPYAACVKPQLAFYEALGLEGMRILEDVCAAARTLGLPVLLDAKRGDIGSTAQAYAQGWLTGRHAGTALTVNPFLGFETLTPFVETARVSGGAVFVLVKTSNPGQADLQGHGVSERVADEITRLNAAEDGEYASVGAVVGATHPQDLAAFRARMPRALLLLPGLGAQGATAAQLAPAFDAGGTGALASASRGVQYARGLDVPASVQAARTFRDELNAALA; from the coding sequence ATGAACTTTGCGCAGGCTGTCACCGACCGAACCCGCCGCCTGAACACCCGCCTGTGCGTGGGCCTGGACCCCCGCCTAGGCGAGTACCGAGACGCCGCGCACCTGCGCGCCCACACGCTGGACGTGCTGGAGGCAACCGCACCGTACGCCGCGTGCGTCAAGCCGCAACTGGCGTTCTACGAGGCGCTGGGCCTGGAAGGAATGCGCATTCTGGAGGACGTGTGCGCGGCCGCCCGCACGCTGGGCCTGCCCGTGCTGCTGGACGCCAAACGCGGCGATATCGGCAGCACCGCGCAGGCGTACGCGCAGGGCTGGCTGACCGGACGGCACGCGGGCACGGCCCTGACCGTCAATCCCTTCCTGGGCTTCGAGACCCTGACGCCGTTCGTGGAGACGGCCCGCGTCAGTGGCGGCGCGGTGTTCGTGCTGGTCAAGACCAGCAACCCCGGACAGGCGGACCTTCAGGGGCACGGCGTCAGCGAACGCGTGGCCGACGAGATCACGCGCCTGAACGCCGCCGAGGACGGCGAGTACGCCAGTGTCGGCGCGGTCGTGGGCGCCACGCACCCGCAGGATCTCGCGGCGTTCCGCGCCCGGATGCCGCGCGCCCTGCTGCTGCTGCCGGGCCTGGGCGCGCAGGGTGCCACGGCGGCGCAACTGGCCCCCGCCTTCGATGCGGGCGGAACCGGGGCGCTGGCCAGCGCCAGCCGGGGCGTGCAGTACGCGCGGGGTCTGGACGTACCGGCCAGCGTGCAGGCCGCCCGTACCTTCCGCGACGAACTGAACGCCGCACTGGCCTAA
- the proB gene encoding glutamate 5-kinase, translating to MRVVLKLGTSVLTAGTDRLHRPRLVDLMRGLAAVRAAGHEAVLVTSGAVLAGWEALGFPPRDRTLAEKQLLAAVGQGRLMHTYAQLADLYGLPVAQVLLTADDFRDRTRYLNARTTLDACLARGVMPIINENDAVALEQIKVGDNDTLSAFVANLTEADLLVILTDAPGLYTADPRSDPTATLIPIVERVTPDVWARAGGAGSHRGTGGMHTKIQAAEIATRAGTPVVIAPGDAPDALVRIVGGEAIGTRFLAAGTRLEARKRWILAEIAAGRVLLDAGAARAVRERGGSLLPAGITQVEGTFRRGHTIRLIDPDGHEIARGLTRYASADLTRLAGHHSRDIEGLLGFTYGPEAVHRDDLVRL from the coding sequence ATGCGCGTAGTACTGAAACTCGGCACCAGCGTCCTGACCGCCGGCACGGACCGCCTGCACCGCCCCCGACTGGTGGACCTGATGCGCGGCCTGGCCGCCGTGCGCGCCGCCGGGCACGAGGCCGTCCTGGTCACCAGCGGCGCCGTCCTGGCCGGCTGGGAGGCGCTGGGCTTCCCGCCGCGCGACCGCACCCTGGCCGAGAAGCAACTGCTGGCCGCCGTCGGGCAGGGCCGCCTGATGCACACGTACGCGCAACTGGCGGACCTGTACGGCCTGCCGGTCGCGCAGGTCCTGCTGACCGCCGACGACTTCCGTGACCGCACCCGCTACCTGAACGCCCGCACCACCCTGGACGCCTGCCTCGCGCGGGGCGTCATGCCGATCATCAACGAGAACGACGCCGTCGCGCTGGAGCAGATCAAGGTCGGGGACAACGACACCCTCTCGGCGTTCGTGGCGAACCTGACCGAGGCGGACCTGCTGGTCATCCTGACCGACGCGCCCGGCCTGTACACCGCCGACCCCCGCAGCGACCCCACGGCCACACTGATCCCGATCGTGGAACGCGTGACCCCGGACGTCTGGGCCCGCGCCGGAGGGGCCGGATCGCACCGCGGCACGGGCGGCATGCACACCAAGATCCAGGCGGCTGAGATCGCCACGCGCGCCGGCACCCCCGTCGTGATCGCGCCCGGTGACGCGCCGGACGCCCTGGTCCGCATCGTGGGCGGCGAGGCCATCGGCACCCGCTTCCTGGCCGCCGGCACCCGCCTGGAAGCCCGCAAACGCTGGATTCTGGCCGAGATCGCCGCCGGGCGCGTCCTGCTGGACGCCGGGGCGGCCCGCGCCGTCCGCGAACGCGGCGGGAGCTTGCTGCCTGCCGGGATCACGCAGGTCGAGGGCACCTTCCGGCGGGGGCACACCATCCGCCTGATCGACCCGGACGGCCACGAGATCGCGCGCGGCCTGACCCGCTACGCCTCGGCGGACCTGACCCGCCTGGCCGGGCACCACTCCCGCGACATCGAGGGCCTGCTGGGCTTCACGTACGGCCCGGAAGCCGTGCACCGCGACGACCTCGTGCGCCTGTAA
- a CDS encoding O-acetylhomoserine aminocarboxypropyltransferase/cysteine synthase family protein, which yields MAHKFETLQVHAGQQPDPTTGAQQTPIYATNSYVFQSPEHAADLFGLRAFGNIYSRIMNPTNAVFEQRVAALEGGVGALAVASGHAAQFLAITNVAQAGDNIVSSPNLYGGTVNQFRVTLRRLGIEVRFTSREERPEEFTALIDDHTRAVYLETIGNPALNIPDFEAIAAAAHAQGVAVFVDNTFGAGGYYCQPLRHGADVVLHSASKWIGGHGNGIGGVIVDGGTFDWGNGRYPLMTEASPSYHGLNFWETFGEGNPLGLPNVAFITRARTEGLRDLGPTLAPQQAWQFIQGLETLSLRAERHAQNTLALASWLAAHPDVARVTYPGLSNHPHYDRAQHYLPRGAGAVLTFELRGGRAAGEAFIRAVNLAQHVANVGDTRTLVIHPASTTHSQLSAEAQAAAGVTPGLVRVSVGIEHIDDIRDDFAQALAAALTEAEAVQPEAAQPGVAQ from the coding sequence ATGGCGCACAAATTTGAAACGTTGCAGGTTCACGCCGGTCAGCAGCCGGACCCGACCACCGGGGCGCAGCAGACGCCCATCTACGCCACGAACAGTTACGTGTTCCAGTCCCCCGAGCACGCCGCCGACCTGTTCGGCCTGCGGGCGTTCGGGAACATCTACAGCCGCATCATGAACCCCACGAACGCCGTGTTCGAGCAGAGGGTCGCGGCCCTGGAGGGTGGCGTGGGCGCGCTGGCGGTCGCCAGTGGGCACGCCGCGCAGTTCCTGGCGATCACGAACGTCGCGCAGGCCGGGGATAACATCGTGTCCAGCCCGAACCTGTACGGCGGGACCGTCAACCAGTTCCGCGTGACCCTACGCCGCCTGGGGATCGAGGTGCGCTTCACCAGCCGTGAGGAACGCCCGGAGGAATTCACGGCCCTGATCGACGACCACACCCGCGCCGTGTACCTGGAAACCATCGGGAACCCGGCCCTGAACATCCCGGATTTCGAGGCGATCGCGGCCGCCGCGCACGCCCAGGGGGTCGCGGTGTTCGTGGACAACACTTTCGGCGCGGGCGGGTACTACTGCCAGCCGCTGCGGCACGGCGCGGACGTGGTGCTGCACTCGGCCAGCAAGTGGATCGGCGGGCACGGCAACGGCATCGGCGGCGTGATCGTGGACGGCGGCACCTTCGACTGGGGCAACGGCCGTTACCCCCTGATGACCGAGGCCAGCCCCAGTTACCACGGCCTGAACTTCTGGGAGACGTTCGGGGAGGGTAACCCGCTGGGCCTGCCGAACGTGGCGTTCATCACCCGCGCCCGCACCGAGGGCCTACGCGACCTGGGCCCCACCCTGGCCCCGCAGCAGGCGTGGCAGTTCATTCAGGGCCTGGAGACCCTGAGCCTGCGCGCCGAGCGGCACGCGCAGAACACCCTGGCGCTCGCGTCGTGGCTGGCAGCCCACCCGGACGTGGCGCGCGTCACGTACCCCGGCCTGAGTAATCACCCGCACTACGACCGCGCGCAGCATTACCTGCCGCGCGGGGCGGGCGCGGTCCTGACCTTCGAACTGCGTGGCGGGCGCGCGGCGGGCGAGGCGTTCATCCGCGCCGTGAACCTCGCGCAGCACGTGGCGAACGTCGGGGACACCCGCACGCTGGTCATTCACCCGGCCAGCACCACCCACAGCCAGCTGAGTGCCGAGGCGCAGGCGGCGGCGGGCGTCACGCCCGGACTGGTGCGCGTGTCGGTGGGCATCGAGCACATCGACGACATCCGCGACGACTTCGCGCAGGCGCTGGCCGCCGCGCTGACCGAAGCGGAAGCCGTTCAGCCGGAAGCCGCGCAACCAGGAGTGGCGCAGTGA